The Coffea eugenioides isolate CCC68of chromosome 8, Ceug_1.0, whole genome shotgun sequence genome has a segment encoding these proteins:
- the LOC113780077 gene encoding probable LRR receptor-like serine/threonine-protein kinase At3g47570, whose protein sequence is MGSSKSGRGKLGLEAEDEEGRGGGDDEDGDEEEMKILVALRRGGVWELEEVTSERPDIKTQRTAKGRRKCEKGGGKHLLMTCRNLGPGLGPALPSAHRAHQVSSVRGSSALLHYLSMFRIGVSCSLEIQRDRMNIKDVLSGLQAIRNEFVQVIDLSQNNLSEQIPASLAKLKFISTLNLSYNMLEGELPMDGIFANSSAFSAQGNGKLCGGIKALNLSSCPKPTKRKAKLSISYAELYDSTNGFSSENLIGEGKYGSVYKGVLKPDEQMVAVKVLKPHQHGAHKSFLVECAALRNIRHRNLVKIITSCSSLDFKQNDFKALIFEYVPNGSLENWLHPSSAEEEGQSLMKLQLIQRLNIAIDIASALDYLHNHCGTPIIHCDIKPSNILLSDDFRALVSDFGLAKFLSSIEGKSHQHQSSSVAIKGTVGYVAPEYGMGGEVSTQGDVYSYGILLLELFTGKRPTDSMFTEDFSLHSYVKTALSHQIMEIVDPKISMEAESIAGIITKTSKGGSISQEERYLSMFRIGVSCSSEIQRDRMNIKDVLSGLQAIRNEFVQVNEMRAM, encoded by the exons ATGGGCTCGAGCAAGTCGGGAAGGGGAAAGTTAGGGTTGGAAGCAGAAGATGAAGAAGGAAGAGGAGGGGGAGatgatgaagatggagatgaggAGGAAATGAAGATCCTGGTGGCTCTACGGCGGGGGGGAGTCTGGGAGTTGGAGGAAGTCACGTCGGAGAGGCCTGACATAAAAACGCAGAGGACGGCAAAAGGAAGGAGAAAATGCGAGAAAGGGGGGGGGAAACACTTACTGATGACTTGCCGGAATCTGGGTCCTG GATTGGGACCAGCTCTTCCATCGGCACACCGAGCTCACCAGGTCAGCTCGGTCAGGGGAAGCTCCGCGCTTCTTCACTACCTATCGATGTTTCGGATTGGTGTTTCATGCTCTTTAGAAATTCAAAGGGACAGGATGAATATTAAAGATGTCCTCAGTGGATTACAAGCAATCAGGAATGAGTTTGTTCAG GTCATAGATCTATCTCAGAATAATTTGTCAGAGCAAATTCCAGCTTCTTTGGCAAAATTAAAATTCATCAGCACTCTAAATCTTTCCTATAATATGCTAGAGGGTGAATTGCCAATGGATGGGATCTTTGCAAACTCTAGTGCCTTTTCAGCACAGGGGAATGGAAAGCTTTGCGGAGGAATCAAAGCATTGAACTTATCATCTTGTCCTAAACCTACCAAAAGGAAAGCAAAGCT ctCTATCTCATATGCAGAATTATATGATTCCACCAATGGTTTTTCTTCAGAAAATTTGATTGGTGAAGGTAAATATGGCTCTGTTTACAAAGGGGTCCTCAAACCTGATGAGCAAATGGTTGCTGTTAAGGTTCTTAAGCCCCACCAACATGGTGCCCATAAGAGCTTCTTGGTTGAATGTGCAGCGTTGAGAAACATCCGCCATCGAAACCTTGTCAAGATCATAACCTCTTGTTCAAGTTTAGACTTCAAGCAGAACGATTTCAAGGCTTTGATTTTCGAATATGTGCCTAATGGAAGTTTAGAGAATTGGTTACATCCAAGTTCAGCTGAGGAAGAGGGACAAAGCCTAATGAAGCTCCAGTTGATACAAAGACTGAATATTGCAATCGACATTGCGTCCGCCTTGGATTACCTTCATAACCATTGTGGGACACCGATTATCCACTGTGATATAAAGCCAAGCAACATACTTCTAAGTGATGATTTTCGTGCCTTGGTTAGTGATTTTGGCCTTGCAAAATTTCTTTCCTCCATCGAAGGTAAATCCCATCAACATCAAAGCAGCTCAGTAGCAATTAAAGGAACAGTTGGATATGTTGCTCCAG AATATGGCATGGGTGGAGAGGTATCAACACAAGGAGATGTATACAGCTATGGTATTCTATTGCTTGAATTGTTTACAGGGAAAAGGCCTACTGATAGCATGTTCACAGAAGATTTTAGTCTCCATAGTTATGTTAAGACGGCTCTTTCCCATCAGATAATGGAAATTGTTGATCCAAAGATCTCAATGGAAGCAGAATCCATAGCAGGTATAatcaccaaaacaagcaaaGGCGGCAGCATCAGTCAGGAGGAACGCTACCTATCGATGTTTCGGATTGGTGTTTCATGCTCTTCAGAAATTCAGAGGGACAGGATGAATATTAAAGATGTCCTCAGTGGATTACAAGCAATCAGGAATGAGTTCGTTCAGGTTAATGAGATGAGAGCAATGTGA
- the LOC113780076 gene encoding putative receptor-like protein kinase At3g47110, with product MSSFHLVGSLSPSIGNLTFLRELNIPDNNFHGMIPEEVGRLFRLQYLRFANNSFEGELPLNISGCSELSILDLRGNRLIGRIRDDLSTLSKLYALSLSRNNFSGSIPPSLGNISSLQILSISRNNLGGNIPAEIGRLSNLHVLELSSNKLLGAVPPQLYNISTLQIFSITNNLLSGQFPATVGLTLPNLTLFLADLNQFFGSIPTTLANVSGLIKISIGDNSLTGPIPQNLGSLKELQVLHFGHNPLGTDKANDISFISSLTNCTNLQILSLSRIQIGGMLPTAIANLSTKLTSLWLNDNIISGSLPSGIGNLASLGYLDVRNNSLSGIIPDSVGKLVKMQELYLSENSFTGEIPSTIGDISELQILVLEQNMLTGNIPVSLSNCSNLQGFTVSQNRLSGALPKELLGLSSLSIGLLLAQNQFTGSLPSKVGNLKNLVSLDISENKLSGEIPTSIDGCEMLEYLRLKGNFLEGSVPSTLGELKSIQVIDLSQNNLSGQIPASLAKLKFISTLNLSYNMPEGEVPMDGIFANSSAFSALGNGKLCGGIKALNLSSCPKPTKKKAKLSTPIVIVIAITIPLAIVLLLISAYAIHRLRSSKQQLPFTSAAEKQNQKLSYAELYDSTNGFSSENLIGEGKYGSVYKGVLKPDEQMVAVKVLKLHQHGAHKSFLVECAALRNIRHRNLVKIITSCSSLDFKQNDFKALIFEYVPNGSLENWLHPSSAEEEGQSLMKLQLIQRLNIAIDIASALDYLHNHCGTPIIHCDIKPSNILLGDDFRALVSDFGLAKFLSSIEGRSHQHQSSSVAIRGTVGYVAPEYGMGGEVSTQGDVYSYGILLLELFTGKRPTDSMFTEDFSLHSYVKTALSHQVMEIVDPKISMEAESITGIITKTSKGGSISQEECYLRRPHPGPVHVSAQGQSELGSRLGAHWEPVQEGSAIRAPGCSQELPRRGREDPPRHGIGSYSGIGTSSSINTRAHQVSSVRGSSVLLQLAPSVGTER from the exons ATGTCATCATTTCACTTGGTTGGTTCTCTTTCTCCCTCCATAGGAAACCTTACCTTTCTCAGAGAACTCAATATTCCGGATAACAATTTTCATGGTATGATTCCTGAAGAAGTAGGCAGACTTTTTCGGCTTCAATATCTTCGTTTTGCCAATAATTCCTTTGAGGGAGAACTTCCATTAAATATCTCGGGTTGTTCAGAGCTAAGTATTCTTGATTTAAGGGGTAACAGGCTCATCGGGCGAATTCGAGATGACTTGAGCACTTTATCTAAGCTTTATGCTCTGAGCCTTTCCAGGAATAATTTCTCAGGCAGCATTCCACCATCTTTGGGTAATATTTCCTCTCTTCAGATACTTAGCATATCAAGAAACAATCTAGGTGGAAATATTCCAGCTGAGATTGGTCGGCTTTCAAATCTGCATGTCCTTGAGCTGTCCTCAAATAAACTTTTAGGTGCAGTTCCTCCTCAGCTCTACAACATTTCGACACTCCAGATCTTTTCTATTACTAACAATCTATTAAGTGGACAGTTTCCTGCTACTGTGGGATTGACTCTTCCAAACCTTACTTTATTTTTGGCTGATTTGAACCAATTCTTTGGATCAATTCCAACTACATTAGCAAATGTTTCAGGGCTCATAAAAATTAGCATAGGAGACAATTCACTCACAGGACCAATTCCACAAAATCTAGGTAGCCTGAAAGAACTTCAGGTTTTGCATTTTGGCCATAATCCCCTTGGAACTGATAAAGCAAATGATATTAGCTTTATTTCCTCCTTAACAAATTGCACAAATCTACAAATATTGAGTTTGTCAAGAATTCAAATTGGAGGCATGCTACCAACtgccattgccaatctttcaacCAAACTCACATCTTTGTGGCTGAATGATAACATTATATCTGGTAGCTTACCTTCCGGGATTGGAAACCTTGCAAGCTTGGGCTATCTCGATGTGCGTAACAATTCTCTCTCAGGCATAATTCCTGATTCTGTGGGGAAACTTGTTAAAATGCAGGAGCTTTATCTGTCTGAAAATAGCTTCACAGGAGAAATTCCTTCAACAATCGGTGACATTTCTGAACTACAGATTCTTGTATTAGAACAGAACATGCTTacaggtaacattcctgtttcTTTGAGTAACTGCAGTAACTTGCAAGGATTTACTGTTAGTCAGAATCGCCTAAGTGGAGCTTTACCTAAAGAACTTCTTGGTCTTTCATCTCTCTCTATTGGCCTCCTCTTAGCTCAAAACCAATTCACCGGATCATTACCATCGAAAGTTGGCAATTTGAAGAATCTTGTGTCATTGGATATTTCAGAAAACAAATTATCTGGTGAAATTCCAACCTCTATTGATGGTTGTGAGATGTTGGAATATCTTCGGTTGAAAGGTAACTTTTTGGAAGGCTCTGTACCTTCTACATTAGGAGAATTGAAAAGCATTCAGGTCATAGATCTATCTCAGAATAATTTGTCAGGGCAAATTCCAGCTTCTTTGGCAAAATTAAAATTCATCAGCACTCTAAATCTTTCCTATAATATGCCAGAAGGTGAAGTGCCAATGGATGGGATCTTTGCAAACTCTAGTGCCTTTTCAGCACTGGGGAATGGAAAGCTATGCGGAGGAATCAAAGCATTGAACTTATCATCTTGTCCTAAACCTACCAAAAAGAAAGCAAAGCTGTCTACTCCTATAGTAATAGTTATTGCCATTACTATTCCTCTAGCTATAGTTTTACTACTCATATCTGCCTATGCAATTCATAGACTAAGAAGCTCAAAACAACAATTACCTTTTACTTCTGCAGCAGAAAAACAGAATCAGAAGCTCTCATATGCAGAATTATATGATTCCACCAATGGTTTTTCTTCAGAAAATTTGATTGGTGAAGGTAAATATGGCTCTGTTTACAAAGGGGTCCTCAAACCTGATGAGCAAATGGTTGCTGTTAAGGTTCTTAAGCTCCACCAACATGGTGCCCATAAGAGCTTCTTGGTTGAATGTGCAGCGTTGAGAAACATCCGCCATCGAAACCTTGTCAAGATCATAACCTCTTGTTCAAGTTTAGACTTCAAGCAGAACGATTTCAAGGCTTTGATTTTCGAATATGTGCCTAATGGAAGTTTAGAGAATTGGTTACATCCAAGTTCAGCTGAGGAAGAGGGACAAAGCCTAATGAAGCTCCAGTTGATACAAAGACTGAATATTGCAATCGACATTGCGTCCGCCTTGGATTACCTTCATAACCATTGTGGGACACCGATTATCCACTGTGATATAAAGCCAAGCAACATACTTCTAGGTGATGATTTTCGTGCCTTGGTTAGTGATTTTGGCCTAGCAAAATTTCTTTCCTCCATCGAAGGTAGATCCCATCAACATCAAAGCAGCTCAGTAGCAATTAGAGGAACAGTTGGATATGTTGCTCCAG AATATGGCATGGGTGGAGAGGTATCAACACAAGGAGATGTATACAGCTATGGTATTCTATTGCTTGAATTGTTTACAGGGAAAAGGCCTACTGATAGCATGTTCACAGAAGATTTTAGTCTTCATAGTTATGTTAAGACGGCTCTTTCCCATCAGGTAATGGAAATTGTTGATCCAAAGATCTCAATGGAAGCAGAATCCATAACAGGTATAatcaccaaaacaagcaaaGGCGGCAGCATCAGTCAGGAGGAATGCTACCTGCGGAGGCCCCATCCTGGGCCCGTACACGTGTCAGCCCAGGGGCAATCCGAGCTGGGCTCGCGCCTTGGGGCCCACTGGGAACCAGTCCAAGAGGGCTCGGCCATTAGGGCTCCGGGATGCTCCCAAGAGCTGCCCCGCAGAGGGCGGGAGGATCCCCCCAGGCACGGGATTGGGAGCTATTCAGG GATTGGGACCAGCTCTTCCATCAACACCCGAGCTCACCAGGTCAGCTCGGTCAGGGGAAGTTCCGTGCTTCTtcagttggcgccgtctgtgggaaccgAAAGGTAA
- the LOC113780078 gene encoding disease resistance protein RPM1-like gives MAESVVGFLIKQLSTLLSQESTLLGGLRPDVQFIKDELGDMNAFLRQAEAKEDNDSQLQQWVKQVREVAYDIEDVLDDFAFRFARGHADGFFGRVEKIYSSTKNLKARHRISLEIKDIKARVVEISARHQRYQSLYGTQEIGPRSSHVANADCDIRDQALLIEEAKLVGIDQPKKELISKILDDHSHLKVVSVVGMGGLGKTTLAKKVYDDAAVKKQFQSHAWITVSQNFQFKVIIRNLIQQLYDEIRQPVPPQVDSMEGIRLSEFVKDFLKERRYILVLDDVWSLDAWETIKYVFPDCNTASRVVLTTRITDVASASCLASHDFVHEMKPLSYEDSWTLFCNRTFQSNGCPSNLEKVCRKILKKCEGLPLGIVAIGGVLALKDKDRIEEWEMIFRGFGSEVDGSGKLDRIRRILLLSYSDLPHHLKNCLLYLSIYPEDHPINVEILLGKWIALGFIEEKEGMMATDIAMRYLKELVNRSLIQVKDTWADVKLVKCGLHDILREIIVSKSKEQSFTAIITGYCTRWPDKVRHLAIHNFTYIPPQGFSSLKCLRSVETFGYEDSLTTSLLSKFLCGGPKFLKVLNLASAELDSIPKEVFKLFQLEYLDLSGTRVKIIPKSIGQLQNLEFLNLFGTTITELPVEILKLSKLRTLRVGRAGDYSNNFALWGFKSPDGIGKLTSLESLSCIEANSGKVVREIGKLVQLRQLWITKLRREDGKELVSSLLRLTNLRELHICSIEQEETLDLQHSVSPRLGFLTRLSLIGRLERVPEWLISLQSLSTLALLNSELSEDENAIDCLGHLPNLVALILSGAYEGETLCFKAGGFPKLKKLYLGQLKRLKWVRVEKESLSSLQRFLISGCKLMEGLPLGLQNLTKLEVVGFYDMSDELMHKVQNLDKQSDDYQTISHIPEVFIGHWINGEWKEESL, from the coding sequence ATGGCTGAGAGTGTTGTAGGCTTTCTAATTAAGCAGCTCTCCACCTTACTTTCCCAAGAGAGCACGCTTTTGGGTGGACTTCGACCAGATGTTCAGTTCATCAAAGATGAACTCGGCGACATGAATGCTTTCCTCAGACAAGCTGAAGCGAAGGAGGACAATGACTCTCAACTCCAACAATGGGTCAAGCAGGTTCGAGAAGTTGCTTATGATATAGAGGATGTTCTCGATGATTTTGCCTTCCGCTTTGCTCGTGGACACGCGGATGGATTCTTTGGCCGTGTTGAAAAGATCTACAGCTCAACAAAAAATCTGAAAGCCCGCCATCGGATTTCTTTGGAGATAAAAGATATCAAGGCCAGAGTTGTAGAGATTTCTGCAAGGCATCAGAGGTACCAGTCCTTGTATGGTACTCAAGAAATAGGCCCCCGCTCTTCGCACGTGGCAAACGCAGATTGTGATATTCGTGATCAAGCACTCCTGATTGAAGAGGCTAAGCTTGTTGGCATCGATCAGCCCAAAAAAGAGCTCATCTCCAAAATCCTTGATGACCATTCCCACTTGAAAGTAGTTTCAGTGGTGGGAATGGGGGGACTCGGTAAAACCACCCTGGCGAAAAAGGTCTACGATGATGCTGCAGTGAAGAAACAATTTCAGAGCCATGCTTGGATAActgtttctcaaaattttcaattcaaaGTCATCATCAGGAACTTGATTCAACAATTGTATGATGAAATTAGACAACCGGTCCCTCCGCAAGTGGATTCCATGGAAGGTATTAGGCTCAGTGAATTTGTCAAGGACTTCCTCAAAGAAAGAAGGTACATCCTTGTCCTTGATGATGTGTGGAGTCTAGATGCCTGGGAAACTATCAAATATGTATTTCCTGACTGCAATACTGCTAGTCGTGTTGTGTTGACAACACGAATTACCGATGTAGCTTCTGCATCCTGTTTGGCATCCCATGACTTTGTCCATGAGATGAAGCCCCTTTCTTATGAAGATTCTTGGACTCTTTTTTGCAATAGAACATTTCAAAGTAATGGCTGCCCTTCAAATCTAGAAAAAGTTTGtagaaaaatactaaaaaaatgtGAGGGCCTACCACTTGGAATTGTTGCAATAGGTGGTGTTTTGGCTCTGAAGGACAAGGACAGGATAGAAGAATGGGAGATGATTTTTCGTGGCTTTGGCAGTGAGGTAGATGGTAGCGGTAAGCTTGATAGAATTAGAAGGATACTCTTGCTTAGTTACAGTGATTTGCCTCATCATCTCAAAAACTGCCTATTATATCTAAGTATCTATCCTGAAGATCATCCAATTAATGTcgaaattttacttggtaaATGGATAGCACTAGGATTTATAGAAGAGAAAGAAGGAATGATGGCCACTGATATAGCTATGAGATATCTAAAAGAACTCGTCAACAGAAGCTTAATCCAAGTTAAGGACACATGGGCTGATGTCAAATTGGTGAAATGTGGTCTTCATGATATTTTGCGCGAAATCATTGTTTCAAAGTCTAAAGAGCAGAGCTTCACAGCCATAATCACTGGATATTGCACAAGATGGCCTGACAAAGTTCGACACCTGGCAATCCATAACTTCACTTATATTCCTCCACAAGGCTTCAGCAGCTTAAAGTGTCTTCGGTCCGTGGAAACATTCGGGTATGAAGATTCTCTCACAACTTCATTGTTGTCCAAGTTTTTATGTGGTGGTCCCAAGTTCCTGAAGGTTTTAAACTTAGCAAGTGCGGAACTGGACAGCATCCCAAAGGAAGTTTTCAAACTATTTCAGCTCGAGTATCTGGATCTAAGTGGCACCAGAGTTAAAATCATTCCAAAATCTATTGGGCAGCTTCAAAACCTAGAATTTTTAAATCTGTTCGGAACCACTATAACGGAGTTGCCTGTGGAAATTCTAAAGCTGAGTAAACTCCGTACCCTTCGCGTAGGCAGAGCGGGTGattattcaaataactttgcacttTGGGGCTTTAAATCTCCGGATGGAATTGGAAAGCTTACTTCCTTGGAGAGCCTTTCATGTATAGAAGCAAACAGTGGTAAAGTAGTAAGGGAGATTGGGAAGCTCGTTCAGTTGCGGCAATTATGGATCACAAAGCTGAGGAGAGAAGATGGAAAGGAGTTGGTCTCCTCCCTCTTGAGGCTGACCAACCTTCGAGAGTTACACATCTGCTCTATTGAACAAGAGGAGACCCTTGATCTCCAACATTCCGTCTCTCCAAGACTTGGATTTCTTACGAGGCTGTCGCTGATTGGGCGTTTAGAGAGAGTACCGGAATGGTTAATATCACTTCAATCCTTGAGCACTTTAGCCTTGCTGAATAGTGAGTTGAGTGAAGATGAGAATGCAATAGACTGCCTTGGACACTTGCCCAATCTGGTAGCTCTTATTCTCTCTGGTGCTTATGAAGGGGAGACATTGTGTTTTAAGGCTGGAGGATTCCCAAAACTCAAGAAATTATACCTTGGGCAATTAAAAAGACTGAAATGGGTAAGAGTGGAAAAAGAATCGTTATCCAGTCTCCAACGGTTTCTTATTTCTGGTTGCAAGCTTATGGAGGGCCTGCCTTTGGGCCTCCAAAACTTGACCAAGCTTGAAGTTGTTGGATTTTATGATATGTCTGATGAGCTAATGCACAAAGTACAGAATTTGGATAAACAAAGTGACGATTATCAGACAATTTCTCATATCCCTGAAGTTTTCATTGGACATTGGATAAATGGTGAATGGAAAGAAGAGTCCCTCTAA